The following proteins are co-located in the Solenopsis invicta isolate M01_SB chromosome 7, UNIL_Sinv_3.0, whole genome shotgun sequence genome:
- the LOC120356751 gene encoding uncharacterized protein LOC120356751, translating to MKLLILCALSTVAFAAPGLLKVPRVYNVVITSNQNLSPSRAFPVIQPVIHRTAVGYVPPFYYTQIAPYFVGPEVVHYPLLGADSKTATRNDQEQENSSSTSNLAESTSFGVAKEPEDATTIDRTKDNGPKNGDTENTKKKKQQVPLSFYPNYHSLYYDPYIYTYNGFNPHVVPGTYYIDYQPYESLEPIPATTPRNADSGHLLPSFHDEKKINTKNDREKIPDVPPPPLPTSIPKRSSASQDESVSY from the coding sequence ATGAAGCTGCTGATTTTGTGCGCATTGTCTACCGTTGCGTTTGCCGCGCCGGGTCTCCTCAAGGTGCCGAGGGTGTACAATGTCGTGATCACGAGCAATCAGAATCTGTCGCCGTCGCGAGCGTTTCCCGTGATACAACCGGTCATCCATCGAACCGCCGTCGGTTACGTGCCGCCGTTTTATTACACGCAGATAGCGCCTTATTTCGTCGGGCCGGAAGTGGTGCATTATCCGCTGCTCGGCGCCGATAGTAAGACGGCGACCAGGAACGATCAAGAGCAGGAGAACTCCTCCTCAACGTCGAATCTAGCCGAGTCGACGAGCTTCGGTGTCGCGAAGGAGCCCGAAGACGCGACCACCATCGATCGCACGAAGGACAACGGTCCCAAGAATGGTGATACCGAGAACACCAAGAAGAAAAAGCAGCAGGTGCCACTGAGCTTCTATCCAAATTACCATTCGCTCTACTACGACCCGTATATTTACACGTATAACGGTTTCAATCCGCACGTCGTGCCCGGCACTTATTACATCGATTACCAACCTTACGAGTCCTTGGAACCGATCCCAGCTACCACACCGAGAAACGCCGACTCTGGCCATCTGTTACCGAGTTTCCATGACGAGAAGAAAATCAACACGAAGAACGACAGAGAAAAAATACCGGATGTACCGCCGCCACCTCTTCCGACCTCCATACCGAAGAGATCTTCAGCCTCTCAAGATGAAAGTGTTTCGTATTGA